Proteins encoded by one window of Cystobacter ferrugineus:
- a CDS encoding phosphatase PAP2 family protein, with protein MKTATLERRVLPDAPEVRFKPVDVVIIVACACAAFLLVGPYRWAPGAATSAVTFFIFALGPLVLRTLESYFPRQRLLAFVASFWLLPVVALGHGAMCPLVTAVSPGLQDAQLATLDQRLFGAQVSVVLGQLSPPWLTEFLMFCYYGYFLWPLVLGVTLYFTGKREAFDEYLLALSLFFAFNFVLYSLVPAIGPRYFLYSAFPETLQGLWFTPYLESAMRQPGFAKDCFPSGHTGATLVVMVYALRFERRVFRVMLVPGLGLIAATLVGRFHYATDLLCAVPLLIGVVGFAVAYTRSLARRGTVARPVEMDVIVRS; from the coding sequence GTGAAGACAGCGACATTGGAGCGCCGCGTCCTTCCGGACGCACCTGAGGTTCGGTTCAAGCCCGTCGACGTCGTCATCATCGTCGCCTGTGCCTGTGCCGCCTTCCTGCTCGTGGGGCCCTACCGGTGGGCTCCCGGCGCGGCCACTTCCGCTGTCACCTTCTTCATCTTCGCGCTCGGCCCCCTGGTGCTGCGCACCCTGGAGTCCTACTTTCCCCGCCAGCGCCTGCTCGCCTTCGTGGCCTCCTTCTGGCTCTTGCCCGTGGTGGCCCTGGGCCATGGCGCCATGTGTCCGCTGGTGACCGCCGTGTCGCCCGGGCTGCAGGACGCGCAGCTGGCCACCCTGGATCAGCGCCTGTTCGGCGCCCAGGTGTCGGTGGTGCTCGGCCAGCTCTCGCCGCCCTGGCTCACCGAGTTCCTCATGTTCTGCTACTACGGCTACTTCCTGTGGCCGCTGGTGCTCGGGGTGACGCTCTACTTCACCGGCAAGCGCGAGGCCTTCGACGAGTACCTCCTGGCGCTCAGCCTCTTCTTCGCCTTCAACTTCGTGCTGTACTCGCTCGTGCCGGCCATCGGCCCGCGCTACTTCCTCTACAGCGCCTTCCCCGAGACGCTCCAGGGCCTGTGGTTCACGCCCTACCTGGAGTCGGCCATGCGCCAGCCGGGCTTCGCCAAGGACTGCTTCCCCTCGGGCCACACCGGGGCCACGCTCGTGGTGATGGTGTATGCCCTGCGCTTCGAGCGGCGCGTCTTCCGGGTGATGCTGGTGCCGGGCCTGGGCCTCATCGCGGCGACGCTGGTGGGCCGCTTCCACTACGCCACGGACCTGCTGTGCGCCGTGCCCCTGCTGATCGGGGTGGTGGGCTTCGCCGTGGCCTATACCCGTTCGCTGGCGCGGCGCGGAACAGTGGCGCGCCCGGTGGAGATGGACGTTATCGTGCGCTCCTGA
- a CDS encoding class I SAM-dependent methyltransferase, whose product MSFFGELYLRSTLPFLSAETTEREVAYLERAFQSLALPGPIVDLGCGHGRHAAPLNTRGALAGRILGLELDALSLRERLPGFPVVRADLRSLPFRPGSLAGAYAWYSTLFVFSDEEHVALLREVARGLRPGGLLVLHTVPRGRLESAPQASFSGRLPDGSLLEEQSRFDAVRGRDEATRRLTLPDGRVLSGRYAIRYYRLEELTQLLESTGFSVDWVHGGLEGEPPSESSVDLIVGARVRPA is encoded by the coding sequence CTGAGCTTCTTCGGAGAGTTGTATCTGCGCTCCACGCTGCCCTTCCTCTCCGCGGAGACGACGGAGCGGGAAGTGGCCTACCTCGAGCGCGCCTTCCAGTCCCTCGCGCTCCCGGGCCCCATCGTGGACCTGGGCTGTGGCCATGGCCGGCACGCCGCTCCGCTGAACACCCGGGGGGCCCTGGCGGGCCGCATCCTCGGCCTGGAGCTGGATGCCCTGTCCCTGCGCGAGCGCCTGCCTGGCTTTCCCGTGGTGCGCGCCGATCTGCGCTCGCTTCCTTTCCGCCCCGGCTCCCTGGCCGGTGCCTACGCCTGGTACTCGACCCTGTTCGTCTTCTCCGACGAGGAGCACGTGGCGCTGCTGCGCGAGGTGGCGCGCGGTCTGCGACCGGGGGGCCTGCTGGTGTTGCACACCGTGCCGCGCGGGCGCCTGGAGTCCGCGCCCCAGGCGTCCTTCTCCGGCCGCCTGCCCGACGGCAGCCTCCTGGAAGAGCAGAGCCGCTTCGACGCGGTGCGTGGTCGGGACGAGGCCACCCGCCGGTTGACGCTGCCCGATGGGCGCGTGCTCTCGGGCCGGTACGCCATCCGCTACTACCGGCTCGAGGAGTTGACCCAACTGCTGGAATCCACGGGGTTTTCGGTGGACTGGGTCCATGGTGGGCTGGAGGGGGAACCGCCCTCGGAGTCCTCCGTGGATCTCATCGTGGGCGCGCGGGTGCGGCCTGCCTGA
- a CDS encoding aminotransferase class I/II-fold pyridoxal phosphate-dependent enzyme has translation MSRPVLAGRVAPLGTTVFSEFSALALQHGAVNLGQGFPDFDGPEAVKEAARTAITEGVNQYAPGIGLRALRVAIAEHSARFYGQQVDPDTMVTVTSGATEAILCVLLGLVDPGDEVVLFEPFYDSYDANIGFVGARPRYVPLRPPDATHATWWFDRDEVRAAFGPRTRLLILNSPHNPTGKVFTREELEFLGGLCAEHDARVLSDEVYEHIVFGPARHVRAATLPVFADRTVTVSSGGKTFSLTGWKVGWFIAPPALNDAVRRAHQFVTFATATPLQVAMAAALRLPDAYFQELSTAYHARRERLLAGLTRAGLEAHSPEGSYFILADISGQGHGDDVAFCRHLVTHVGVAAIPPSVFYGPEHRHLGRGFARFAFCKTDAVLDEAVRRLEEGLAPPR, from the coding sequence ATGAGCAGGCCGGTTCTCGCGGGTAGGGTGGCCCCCCTGGGCACCACCGTCTTCTCGGAATTCAGCGCGCTGGCCCTCCAGCACGGCGCGGTGAACCTGGGGCAGGGCTTCCCGGACTTCGATGGGCCCGAGGCCGTCAAGGAGGCCGCGCGCACGGCCATCACCGAGGGCGTCAACCAGTACGCCCCGGGCATCGGCCTGCGCGCGTTGCGCGTGGCCATCGCCGAGCACTCCGCGCGCTTCTACGGGCAGCAGGTTGATCCGGACACCATGGTGACCGTCACCAGCGGCGCCACCGAGGCCATCCTCTGCGTGCTGCTGGGGCTGGTGGATCCGGGCGACGAGGTGGTGCTCTTCGAGCCCTTCTACGACTCGTACGACGCCAACATCGGCTTCGTCGGGGCCAGGCCGCGCTACGTGCCCCTGCGCCCCCCGGATGCCACGCACGCCACGTGGTGGTTCGATCGCGACGAGGTGCGCGCCGCGTTCGGCCCCCGCACGCGCCTGCTCATCCTCAACTCGCCCCACAATCCCACCGGCAAGGTGTTCACCCGCGAGGAGCTCGAGTTCCTCGGCGGCCTGTGCGCCGAGCACGACGCGCGCGTGCTCTCCGACGAGGTGTACGAGCACATCGTCTTCGGCCCGGCGCGGCACGTGCGCGCCGCCACGCTGCCCGTGTTCGCGGACCGCACGGTGACGGTGAGCAGTGGGGGGAAGACGTTCAGCCTCACCGGCTGGAAGGTGGGGTGGTTCATCGCGCCTCCCGCGCTCAACGACGCCGTGCGGCGCGCGCACCAGTTCGTCACGTTCGCCACCGCCACGCCCCTGCAGGTCGCCATGGCGGCGGCGCTGCGGCTGCCGGACGCGTACTTCCAGGAACTGAGCACCGCCTACCACGCCCGGCGCGAGCGCTTGCTCGCGGGCCTCACGCGCGCGGGGCTCGAGGCCCATTCCCCCGAGGGCAGCTACTTCATCCTCGCGGACATCTCCGGACAGGGGCATGGGGACGACGTGGCCTTCTGCCGCCACCTGGTGACGCACGTGGGCGTGGCCGCCATTCCTCCGAGCGTCTTCTACGGGCCCGAGCACCGGCACCTGGGACGGGGCTTCGCGCGCTTCGCCTTCTGCAAGACCGACGCGGTGCTCGATGAAGCGGTCCGCCGGCTCGAGGAGGGGCTCGCTCCGCCGCGCTGA
- a CDS encoding efflux RND transporter permease subunit, whose protein sequence is MAESHRRRWLETFLRASLTRPGRVLLAFTLLALGGALLAGRLEFRGSFVELLPDEAREVKDLSRVSQKAGGDGYLVVRARGLPPEQLRAFAGTLARQLETLPEVRYVEHHFDVGFFEERGLWLLPIEKLRELRKDAEARLRYEKQKALAVNLLDEEDAPPDFDALVKKYSPEAPMREYLSSRDGTEMYLMVKPDGTAADLVFAQKLVDDVRREAEQFARGSPGVQLDYGGAFQARLEEDAVMRADLTRAGILSAVMAVGIILLATRRLWALAVVGVPVVVGVTLTFAFAELAIGHLNIVTGFLVAILIGLGLEYGIHLAMRYWEERRELPTSEALAAAVRGTFSGALTSGLTNAAAFFVLVFAQFTAFQQFGLLAGVGVLLAVLTAYALGPALLVLAERLRPGRQAAREHAPESSTPAFVPSGKRWPTAGVASILVAVLSLAAWSLYVAPRVGFETDMRKLKGDSPTVRLDEHIIQETGTSLNPAILLVKDLEEARVVQEVIQEVKQRHGADSAIKMSASLGDLLPQDVPAHAEQISAMRDSLNKLPEDVRADSRVAAVTKMLESQPYGPGQVPVEVRRRFEALDGKGLFLLLLPSVSNHDTRELAAWSSQVGEVIDGAKTRGVDLAVLDSNLIAARIFSMVRADGPFILWSAAAVVFLALLVSLRSFKRACLVAGPLFLGMLCLAGGMYLFDVKLNFINAVVLPNLLAIAVDNSVHLFHRYEEEGPGSLGHVVRHTGLAAVVATLSNAAGYGALLISHHAGLRSIGQIALLGVMCTFLGTTVFFPALLALLERHKGRKGGGVEVGAGRVQSLEIGASPREVAVEPGERKSA, encoded by the coding sequence TTGGCAGAGTCGCATCGACGGCGGTGGTTGGAGACCTTCCTGCGGGCGTCGCTCACGCGGCCCGGGCGGGTGCTCCTCGCGTTCACGCTCCTGGCGCTGGGAGGCGCCCTGCTGGCCGGACGCCTCGAGTTCCGGGGCTCGTTCGTGGAGTTGCTGCCCGACGAGGCCCGCGAGGTGAAGGATCTCTCGCGCGTGTCGCAGAAGGCCGGCGGGGATGGCTACCTGGTGGTGCGCGCCCGCGGCCTGCCGCCCGAGCAGCTCCGCGCCTTCGCCGGCACGCTGGCGCGCCAGCTCGAGACGCTGCCCGAGGTGCGCTACGTGGAGCACCACTTCGACGTGGGCTTCTTCGAGGAGCGCGGCCTGTGGCTGCTGCCCATCGAGAAGCTGCGCGAGCTGCGCAAGGACGCGGAGGCGCGGCTGCGCTACGAGAAGCAGAAGGCGCTCGCGGTGAACCTGCTCGACGAGGAGGACGCGCCGCCGGACTTCGACGCTCTCGTGAAGAAGTACAGCCCCGAGGCGCCCATGCGCGAGTACCTCTCCAGCAGGGACGGCACGGAGATGTACCTCATGGTGAAGCCGGATGGCACGGCGGCCGATCTGGTGTTCGCCCAGAAGCTCGTGGATGACGTGCGGCGCGAGGCCGAGCAGTTCGCGCGCGGCTCGCCGGGCGTGCAGCTCGACTACGGAGGGGCCTTCCAGGCGCGGCTGGAGGAGGACGCGGTGATGCGCGCGGACCTCACGCGCGCGGGCATCCTCTCGGCGGTGATGGCGGTGGGCATCATCCTCCTGGCCACGCGGCGGCTGTGGGCGCTGGCCGTGGTGGGCGTGCCCGTCGTGGTCGGCGTGACCCTCACGTTCGCCTTCGCCGAGCTGGCGATCGGCCACCTCAACATCGTCACCGGCTTCCTGGTGGCCATCCTCATCGGCCTGGGCCTGGAGTACGGCATCCACCTGGCCATGCGCTACTGGGAGGAGCGGCGCGAGCTGCCGACGTCCGAGGCACTCGCCGCGGCCGTGCGGGGCACCTTCTCCGGCGCGCTCACCTCGGGGCTGACGAACGCGGCGGCCTTCTTCGTGCTCGTGTTCGCCCAGTTCACCGCCTTCCAGCAGTTCGGACTGCTCGCCGGCGTGGGCGTCCTGCTGGCCGTGCTGACCGCCTATGCCCTGGGCCCCGCGCTGCTCGTGCTCGCCGAGCGGCTGCGCCCGGGACGTCAGGCGGCGAGGGAGCATGCCCCCGAGTCGTCCACGCCCGCCTTCGTCCCCTCGGGCAAGCGCTGGCCCACGGCGGGGGTCGCCAGCATCCTCGTGGCGGTGCTGAGCCTGGCGGCCTGGTCCCTCTACGTGGCGCCTCGCGTGGGCTTCGAGACGGACATGCGCAAGCTCAAGGGCGATTCGCCCACCGTGCGGCTGGACGAGCACATCATCCAGGAGACCGGCACATCGCTCAATCCCGCCATCCTCCTGGTGAAGGACTTGGAGGAGGCCCGGGTGGTGCAGGAGGTCATCCAGGAGGTGAAGCAGCGGCATGGCGCCGACTCGGCCATCAAGATGTCCGCGTCGCTCGGAGATCTGCTGCCCCAGGATGTGCCGGCGCACGCCGAGCAGATCTCCGCCATGCGCGACTCGCTCAACAAGCTGCCCGAGGACGTCCGGGCGGACTCCCGCGTGGCCGCCGTGACGAAGATGCTCGAGTCCCAGCCCTACGGACCCGGCCAGGTGCCCGTGGAGGTGCGGCGCCGCTTCGAGGCGCTCGATGGCAAGGGCCTGTTCCTCCTGCTCCTGCCCTCGGTGTCCAACCACGACACGCGCGAGCTCGCGGCGTGGTCCTCGCAGGTGGGCGAGGTGATCGACGGGGCGAAGACCCGGGGCGTGGACCTGGCGGTGCTGGACAGCAACCTCATCGCCGCGCGCATCTTCTCCATGGTGCGCGCCGACGGGCCCTTCATCCTCTGGTCGGCCGCGGCGGTGGTGTTCCTCGCGCTGCTCGTCAGCCTGCGCAGCTTCAAGCGCGCCTGCCTGGTGGCCGGGCCGCTGTTCCTGGGCATGCTCTGCCTGGCGGGGGGGATGTACCTCTTCGACGTCAAGCTCAACTTCATCAATGCCGTGGTGTTGCCCAACCTGCTCGCCATCGCCGTGGACAACTCGGTGCACCTCTTCCACCGGTACGAAGAGGAGGGACCGGGCTCGCTCGGCCATGTCGTGCGGCACACGGGTCTGGCGGCCGTGGTGGCAACCCTGTCCAACGCCGCGGGGTATGGCGCTCTGTTGATTTCCCACCACGCGGGCTTGAGGTCGATTGGTCAGATTGCACTTCTGGGCGTCATGTGCACCTTCCTGGGCACCACGGTGTTCTTTCCGGCCCTGCTCGCGTTGCTCGAGCGACACAAGGGCCGGAAGGGTGGTGGGGTCGAGGTTGGGGCGGGTCGGGTTCAGAGCCTGGAAATCGGCGCTTCCCCGAGGGAGGTGGCCGTAGAGCCAGGGGAGCGTAAATCTGCGTGA